In Triticum aestivum cultivar Chinese Spring chromosome 5B, IWGSC CS RefSeq v2.1, whole genome shotgun sequence, the following proteins share a genomic window:
- the LOC123114999 gene encoding uncharacterized protein — protein MEMVLRPTPWRSQETADASLLWADATHGCWSRRGTRRLHLRLPQQQLLAEVLRSLLSHATSLVGRNLALIRKMFRLISDKVFWFRRSFVIWKKTSCIYDHSVTVSVF, from the exons atggagatgGTGCTCCGACCGACGCCATGGAG GTCACAAGAGACCGCCGACGCCTCCCTGCTGTGGGCCGACGCCACGCATGGATGTTGGAGCCGGCGAGGTACACGACGGCTCCACCTGCGCCTCCCACAGCAGCAACTCCTAGCCGAG GTTTTGAGATCTTTGCTTTCCCATGCAACCAGTTTGGTGGGCAGGAACTTGGCATTGATAAGGAAAATGTTCAGATTGATTTCTGACAAG GTTTTTTGGTTTCGTCGCTCCTTTGTTATATGGAAGAAGACTTCATG TATATATGATCATTCAGTCACAGTTTCTGTATTTTAG